From Haloglomus litoreum, the proteins below share one genomic window:
- a CDS encoding RPA12/RPB9/RPC11 RNA polymerase family protein, which yields MEFCDECGSMMHTADGTWVCRSCGHEQSRDASSEAGVATSQEQQDDGTPAVVDATDGTGEAVREPCPADGCDSDRAHYEMLPKPGGSYEVRLFTCVECGHKWRES from the coding sequence ATGGAGTTCTGCGACGAGTGCGGCTCGATGATGCACACGGCGGACGGTACCTGGGTGTGCCGCTCCTGTGGCCACGAGCAGTCCCGCGACGCGTCGAGCGAAGCGGGGGTCGCGACCAGCCAGGAGCAGCAGGACGACGGGACACCGGCCGTGGTCGACGCGACCGACGGGACGGGCGAGGCGGTGCGGGAACCCTGCCCGGCAGACGGCTGCGACAGCGACCGGGCCCACTACGAGATGCTCCCGAAGCCGGGTGGGTCGTACGAGGTTCGACTGTTCACCTGCGTCGAGTGTGGCCACAAGTGGCGCGAATCCTGA